Proteins co-encoded in one Methylobacterium sp. WL1 genomic window:
- a CDS encoding SMP-30/gluconolactonase/LRE family protein — MDGFELTQPRFKAYVLPNAPLEKLADGFRWTEGPVYFGDRNELLFSDLPNNRVMRWTDQAGLSVYREGSDFENGHTRDRQGRLLSCSHRGRRIHRTELDGRITSLVEHYQGRRLNSPNDIVCKSDGTIWFSDPPYGIQTDYEGGKEEAELPASLYRFDPRDGSLRVVADDFQGPNGLCFSPDERKLYVVETGLQFATDPIQHVRVFDVAEDGGLSGGAVFCKIAPGNADGIRCDEHGNVWSSAGDGVHCIDPGGELIGKILVPTTVANLTFGGRNDSRLFLCASHTLYAIYTNVRGARLL; from the coding sequence CCGATGGCTTTCGCTGGACCGAAGGCCCTGTCTATTTCGGCGACCGCAACGAGTTGCTGTTCTCGGATCTTCCCAACAACCGGGTGATGCGCTGGACGGATCAAGCCGGGCTGAGCGTCTATCGCGAGGGAAGCGACTTCGAGAACGGCCACACCCGGGATCGCCAGGGGCGGCTTCTGTCCTGCTCGCATCGCGGCCGGCGGATCCACCGGACCGAACTCGACGGCCGCATCACCAGCCTGGTCGAGCATTATCAGGGGCGGCGGCTCAACTCGCCCAACGACATCGTCTGCAAGTCCGACGGCACGATCTGGTTCTCGGATCCGCCCTACGGCATCCAGACCGATTACGAAGGCGGCAAGGAGGAAGCCGAGCTTCCTGCTTCCCTCTACCGGTTCGACCCCCGCGACGGGTCGCTGCGCGTGGTCGCCGACGACTTCCAGGGTCCGAATGGCCTGTGTTTCTCCCCCGACGAGCGTAAGCTCTACGTCGTCGAGACCGGACTGCAATTCGCAACGGACCCGATCCAGCACGTGCGCGTGTTCGACGTCGCCGAGGATGGCGGCCTGTCCGGTGGGGCGGTGTTCTGCAAGATCGCGCCCGGCAATGCCGACGGGATCCGCTGCGACGAGCATGGCAATGTGTGGTCCAGTGCCGGCGATGGCGTGCACTGCATCGACCCTGGCGGCGAATTGATCGGCAAGATCCTGGTGCCGACGACGGTCGCGAACCTCACCTTCGGTGGCCGCAACGACAGCCGCCTGTTCCTGTGCGCCTCGCATACGCTGTACGCAATCTACACCAACGTGCGCGGGGCGCGGCTGCTATGA
- a CDS encoding VOC family protein: MADLAVTEAFYRDGLGFERIAPPEPVPTAQAEAMGLTGRQARQLRLRLGGQMVTFLTVEPPGAAYPVDPAATDPFFQHLAIPVRDIDAAMAQLGRVETTPISQGRAQVLPASSGGVTAYKFRDPDRHPLELIFFPDGEPAARWRAAPGLFLGIDHSAITVADLDRTLSFLTGALNLRVAQTGLNRGPEQARLDGLDDPVVDVIALTPPAPAPHVELLHYRQPAGSKRSNTVFGAADRASTRFVFSVADMDGLLEVLRVAGFARRSSVDGEAAYCVGPDGHGFLFVKA, translated from the coding sequence GTGGCGGACCTCGCCGTCACGGAGGCCTTTTATCGCGACGGTCTCGGCTTCGAGCGGATCGCTCCGCCGGAACCGGTGCCGACCGCGCAGGCCGAGGCGATGGGTCTGACGGGGCGGCAGGCCCGGCAGCTGCGCCTGCGTCTCGGCGGCCAGATGGTGACGTTCCTCACGGTCGAGCCCCCCGGCGCGGCTTACCCGGTCGATCCTGCGGCGACCGATCCGTTCTTTCAGCACCTCGCGATCCCGGTGCGCGACATCGATGCTGCGATGGCGCAGCTCGGCCGGGTCGAGACGACGCCGATCAGCCAGGGCCGCGCGCAGGTCCTCCCCGCGTCCTCAGGTGGCGTCACCGCGTACAAGTTCCGCGATCCGGACCGGCATCCTCTGGAACTGATCTTCTTCCCCGACGGGGAGCCGGCCGCGCGCTGGCGGGCCGCGCCGGGCCTGTTCCTCGGGATCGACCACTCGGCGATTACCGTCGCCGATCTCGATCGGACGCTGTCGTTCCTCACCGGCGCCCTGAACCTGCGCGTCGCGCAAACCGGCCTGAACCGGGGGCCCGAGCAGGCGCGGCTCGACGGCCTCGATGATCCCGTGGTCGACGTGATTGCGCTCACGCCGCCCGCACCCGCGCCGCATGTGGAACTGCTGCACTACCGTCAGCCGGCCGGCTCGAAGCGGTCAAACACGGTGTTCGGCGCGGCCGACCGTGCCTCTACGCGATTCGTCTTTTCCGTGGCCGATATGGACGGGCTGCTCGAGGTACTCCGTGTCGCAGGGTTTGCACGTCGTTCGTCCGTGGATGGCGAGGCTGCCTATTGTGTGGGACCGGATGGCCATGGGTTCCTGTTCGTGAAGGCTTGA